A genomic window from Flavobacterium sp. I3-2 includes:
- a CDS encoding 2Fe-2S iron-sulfur cluster-binding protein, translating into MNDIKITIIDREGVSHEVDAPTDMNMNVMELIRAYELAPEGTIGICGGMAMCASCQCYVLNDVELPEMSDDEEAMLSEAFNVKENSRLGCQIHITPEIEGLLVELAPEN; encoded by the coding sequence ATGAACGATATTAAAATTACAATTATAGACAGAGAAGGTGTTTCACACGAAGTTGATGCACCAACCGATATGAATATGAATGTGATGGAATTGATTCGTGCGTACGAATTAGCTCCAGAAGGAACCATTGGTATTTGTGGCGGCATGGCAATGTGTGCATCTTGTCAATGTTATGTCTTGAATGATGTAGAATTACCCGAAATGTCAGATGATGAAGAAGCGATGCTTTCTGAAGCTTTCAATGTAAAAGAAAATAGTCGTTTAGGTTGTCAAATTCATATAACTCCAGAAATCGAAGGTTTGCTTGTAGAATTAGCGCCTGAAAATTAA
- a CDS encoding DUF3050 domain-containing protein — protein sequence MNIQKVNEQIKVERNKLLNHSLYKKIQKIEDLQKFLEGHVYAVWDFMSLLKALQQKLTCTTTPWFASENPETRYLINEIVLAEESDLAIDGSRLSHFEMYLDAMKDSNANTRTVLNFINDVRNGNSIFEVIEKSELHPNIKSFLNFSFDVIQRGKTHEIAAAFTFGREDLIPDMFTEILKNFQINFPETDLNKLIYYFERHIELDADEHGPMAFKMIAYLCENDQQKWNEVLAVSKEALEKRYLLWNAIEEQIG from the coding sequence ATGAATATTCAGAAAGTCAACGAACAAATAAAAGTAGAACGAAATAAATTATTGAATCATTCGTTATATAAAAAAATCCAAAAAATTGAAGATTTACAAAAATTCCTTGAAGGACATGTTTATGCGGTTTGGGATTTTATGTCGCTTTTAAAAGCGCTTCAACAAAAATTAACTTGTACAACAACTCCTTGGTTTGCAAGTGAAAATCCAGAAACAAGATATTTAATTAATGAGATTGTTTTAGCAGAAGAATCTGACCTTGCAATAGATGGAAGCCGATTGAGTCATTTTGAAATGTACCTTGACGCAATGAAAGATTCGAATGCAAATACTAGAACTGTTCTTAATTTTATTAATGATGTTAGAAATGGAAATTCAATTTTCGAAGTTATTGAAAAAAGTGAATTACATCCGAATATCAAATCGTTTTTAAACTTTAGTTTTGATGTTATTCAACGAGGTAAAACACATGAAATTGCTGCCGCTTTTACTTTTGGACGTGAAGATTTAATTCCGGATATGTTTACTGAAATATTAAAAAATTTTCAGATTAACTTTCCAGAAACTGACCTAAATAAATTGATTTACTATTTTGAAAGACATATAGAACTTGACGCAGACGAACACGGTCCAATGGCTTTTAAAATGATTGCTTATTTATGTGAGAATGACCAACAAAAATGGAATGAAGTTTTAGCTGTTTCAAAAGAAGCTCTTGAAAAAAGGTATTTACTTTGGAATGCTATTGAAGAACAAATCGGGTAA
- a CDS encoding acyl-CoA dehydrogenase family protein gives MKPDLFQAPDYYLLDDLLTEEHKLVRDSARAWVKKEVSPIIEEYAQRAEFPKQIVKGLGEIGGFGPYIPVEYGGAGLDQISYGLIMQEIERGDSGVRSTSSVQSSLVMYPIWKYGNEEQRMKYLPKLATGEMIGCFGLTEPDYGSNPGGMVTNFKDMGDHYLLNGAKMWISNAPFADIAVVWAKNEEGRIHGLIVERGMEGFTTPETHNKWSLRASATGELIFDNVKVPKENLLPNKSGLGAPLGCLDSARYGIAWGAIGAAMDCYDTALRYSKERVQFDKPIGATQLQQKKLAEMITEITKAQLLTWRLGVLRNEGKATTAQISMAKRNNVDMALTIARDARQMLGGMGITGEYSIMRHMMNLESVVTYEGTHDIHLLITGMDVTGFPAFK, from the coding sequence ATGAAACCGGATTTATTTCAGGCACCAGATTATTACTTATTAGACGATTTACTTACAGAAGAACATAAATTAGTACGTGACTCAGCAAGAGCTTGGGTTAAGAAAGAAGTTTCTCCGATTATCGAAGAATACGCTCAAAGAGCTGAATTCCCAAAACAAATTGTAAAAGGTTTAGGAGAAATTGGTGGTTTTGGACCTTATATTCCTGTTGAATACGGCGGAGCTGGTTTAGACCAAATTTCTTATGGATTAATCATGCAAGAAATTGAGCGTGGTGATTCTGGCGTTCGTTCTACTTCATCTGTACAATCATCTTTAGTAATGTATCCTATTTGGAAATACGGAAACGAAGAACAACGCATGAAATATCTTCCGAAATTAGCAACTGGAGAAATGATTGGATGTTTTGGTTTAACTGAACCAGATTACGGATCAAACCCAGGTGGAATGGTTACGAATTTTAAAGATATGGGTGACCATTATTTATTAAACGGAGCTAAAATGTGGATTTCGAATGCACCTTTTGCTGATATTGCTGTTGTTTGGGCTAAAAATGAAGAAGGAAGAATTCATGGTTTAATTGTTGAACGCGGAATGGAAGGTTTTACAACTCCAGAAACACACAACAAATGGTCATTAAGAGCATCTGCTACTGGAGAATTAATTTTTGATAATGTAAAAGTTCCTAAAGAGAATTTATTACCAAATAAATCTGGATTAGGTGCACCGCTTGGATGTTTAGATTCTGCACGTTACGGAATTGCTTGGGGAGCAATCGGAGCTGCAATGGATTGTTATGATACAGCTTTACGTTATTCTAAAGAACGTGTTCAATTTGACAAACCAATTGGAGCAACACAATTACAACAGAAAAAATTAGCTGAAATGATTACTGAAATCACGAAAGCGCAATTATTAACTTGGCGTTTAGGAGTTTTACGTAACGAAGGTAAGGCTACAACTGCTCAAATTTCTATGGCTAAGCGTAATAATGTGGACATGGCTTTAACAATTGCACGTGATGCACGTCAAATGTTAGGTGGAATGGGAATTACAGGTGAATATTCAATCATGCGTCATATGATGAATTTAGAATCTGTAGTTACTTACGAAGGAACTCACGACATTCACTTATTGATTACAGGAATGGACGTTACTGGTTTCCCTGCCTTTAAATAA
- a CDS encoding T9SS-dependent choice-of-anchor J family protein — protein sequence MKKLLLSAMLLGSILTANAQAVIFEDSFETYTNFAIANVGNWTLTDVDLKATYGFNGATFLNAQAPMAFIVFNSNATTPALTSTATSNWSARTGDKSMVCFAATSAPWNNDWLISPQITLGAQGNVVSFWAKSCDAEFGNERFKVGISTTGTAPGNFTIISPGAFVANPSTAQWVEYTYTLDASYNNQPVYIGINCVSQDQFGLAIDDFKVTTTPTASNEEFFKENFTIYPNPTSDELNITATNGLELNDISIFDLTGRKVKTFKNDTKINVSDLSTGTYLIEVKTNEGKGTSKFIKK from the coding sequence ATGAAAAAACTATTACTTTCAGCTATGCTTTTAGGTTCAATCCTTACGGCTAATGCACAAGCTGTTATTTTTGAAGACAGCTTTGAAACTTACACAAATTTTGCTATTGCAAATGTTGGCAACTGGACTTTAACAGATGTAGATTTAAAAGCAACCTATGGATTTAACGGCGCTACTTTCTTAAATGCACAAGCACCTATGGCATTTATAGTTTTTAACTCTAATGCTACAACACCTGCTTTAACGTCCACTGCAACATCAAATTGGTCAGCTAGAACAGGTGATAAATCAATGGTTTGTTTTGCAGCAACTTCTGCACCTTGGAATAATGATTGGTTGATTTCTCCTCAAATTACTTTAGGTGCTCAAGGAAACGTTGTATCATTTTGGGCTAAATCTTGCGATGCTGAGTTTGGAAACGAGCGTTTTAAAGTAGGTATTTCAACTACAGGTACTGCGCCAGGTAACTTTACAATCATTTCTCCAGGAGCATTTGTCGCAAATCCTTCAACAGCTCAATGGGTAGAATATACTTATACTTTAGATGCATCATACAACAACCAACCTGTTTATATTGGTATCAACTGTGTATCTCAAGATCAATTTGGACTTGCGATTGATGATTTCAAAGTTACAACAACACCGACTGCTTCTAACGAAGAGTTCTTTAAAGAAAACTTTACCATCTATCCTAACCCAACATCTGATGAATTGAACATCACAGCAACAAATGGTTTAGAATTAAATGATATTTCAATTTTCGACCTTACAGGAAGAAAAGTAAAAACATTCAAAAACGATACAAAAATTAATGTTTCTGATTTATCTACAGGAACTTACTTAATAGAAGTAAAAACTAACGAAGGTAAAGGAACTTCTAAATTCATTAAAAAATAA